The DNA segment TCGGCGTCGGTGATCTCGCCGACGGACGAGCCGTCGACGTAGACGAAGCCGAGGTCGAGCTGGCCGGCCACGGTCACGACGCCGTCGCGGAGGTCCAGCACTGTGCCGTCCTCCGCGATGATCGTGTTCTCCTCCGCGATGCCGGTGGCCTGCGCGAGCTTCGCGTTGGCGACGAGGTGGCGGTACTCGCCGTGCACCGGCAGGACGTTGAGCGGCTTGAGGATGTTGTAGCAGTAGATGAGCTCGCCGGCGGCGGCGTGACCCGAGACGTGCACCTTCGCGTTGCCCTTGTGCACGACGGTGGCGCCGAGCCTGGTCAGGCCGTTGATCACGCGGTAGACCGCGTTCTCGTTGCCGGGGATGAGGCTCGACGCGAGGATGACGGTGTCGCCCTCGCCGGGCTGGATCTGGTGGTCGAGGTTCGCCATCCGGCTGAGCACCGCCATCGGCTCGCCCTGGGAGCCGGTGGACATGTAGACGATCTCGTCCTCGGGGATGTCGCCGGCCTTCTTGACGTCGATCAGCACGCCCTCCGGCACCTTCAGGTACCCCAGGGTGGCGGCGATGCCCATGTTACGGACCATCGAGCGGCCGAGCAGCGCCACGCGGCGGCCGTTGGCGTGCGCGGCGTCGAGCACCTGCTGCACCCGGTGCACGTGGCTGGAGAAGCTCGCCACGATCACCCGGCGGGTCGCCTTCGCCATCACGCTCTCGATGACCGGGCCGATGTCGCGCTCGTTCGGCGTGAAGCCGGGCACGTCCGCGTTGGTCGAGTCGACCATGAAGAGGTCGATGCCCTCCTCGCCGAGGCGGGCGAAGGCGCGGAGATCGGTGATGCGCCCGTCGAGCGGGAGCTGGTCCATCTTGAAGTCGCCCGTGTGCAGCACCGAGCCCGCGTCGGTGATGATCGCGACGGCGAGAGCGTCCGGGATGGAGTGGTTGACGGCCACGAACTCGAGCTCGAAGGGCCCGAGGTTCTCGACGTCGCCCTCCTTCACCGCGAGCGTGTA comes from the Rathayibacter festucae DSM 15932 genome and includes:
- a CDS encoding ribonuclease J; translation: MPSPVITPAALEAGTLRIIPLGGLGEIGRNMTVFEIDGKILVVDCGVLFPEENQPGVDLILPDFTPIKDRLDDIVGVVLTHGHEDHIGAVPYLLKLKPDIPLIGSTLTLALVEAKLKEHRIKPYTLAVKEGDVENLGPFELEFVAVNHSIPDALAVAIITDAGSVLHTGDFKMDQLPLDGRITDLRAFARLGEEGIDLFMVDSTNADVPGFTPNERDIGPVIESVMAKATRRVIVASFSSHVHRVQQVLDAAHANGRRVALLGRSMVRNMGIAATLGYLKVPEGVLIDVKKAGDIPEDEIVYMSTGSQGEPMAVLSRMANLDHQIQPGEGDTVILASSLIPGNENAVYRVINGLTRLGATVVHKGNAKVHVSGHAAAGELIYCYNILKPLNVLPVHGEYRHLVANAKLAQATGIAEENTIIAEDGTVLDLRDGVVTVAGQLDLGFVYVDGSSVGEITDADLKDRRILSEEGFISIIVVVEAGTGRIVVGPEIHAKGFAEDDSVFDDVKPRIAKALEEAVQSGVSDQHALSQSIRRVVGRWVNTTYRRRPMIVPLVIEA